One region of Wyeomyia smithii strain HCP4-BCI-WySm-NY-G18 chromosome 3, ASM2978416v1, whole genome shotgun sequence genomic DNA includes:
- the LOC129729967 gene encoding S-adenosylmethionine sensor upstream of mTORC1-like, translating to MTCLSMASEEQLALSSLIKSVHQQLRNSSIESSDPEQVWREHLQNHELLNQYAKAMQKLATRYWDKNMQITSKKANCRIDWVVNSCREYFMLGSNSLLYLFRDKEDQIMKIINESHDYKHSAYLISNIKLLDVGSCYNPFSAFPEFEVTAIDIAPAQETVELCDFLEVSLVDVKPVSSRPIEHLVRSYYDAVVFSLLLEYLPASEQRLKCCLKAYDVLKPEGILLIITPDSRHQGANAKLMKNWRFTLGLMGFTRIELEKLEHVTCMVFRKAIFREVPERWCRIHKEGYMEPVLCIPQDYNNSSLSVSNVTDNIEQHRDNDETKIKDMFRGLPFVDDEIG from the exons ATGACTTGCCTGTCGATGGCTTCCGAGGAACAACTTGCCTTATCTAGTCTGATCAAATCGGTACATCAGCAGCTACGAAACTCGTCAATTGAAAGTTCCGATCCGGAACAGGTCTGGAGAGAGCACTTGCAAAACCATGAATTACTGAACCAGTATGCCAAAGCGATGCAAAAACTTGCGACCCGCTATTGGGATAAAAATATGCAAATCACCAGTAAGAAAGCCAACTGCCGAATCGATTGGGTTGTTAATTCTTGCCGGGAATATTTCATGCTTGGTTCCAATAGTTTGCTATATTTGTTTCGAGATAAAGAAGATCAG ATAATGAAAATAATCAACGAAAGTCACGATTACAAACATTCTGCTTACTTGATATCAAATATCAAACTTCTGGATGTCGGAAGCTGTTACAATCCCTTTTCTGCTTTTCCCGAGTTTGAGGTAACGGCAATCGACATTGCGCCAGCTCAAGAGACAGTAGAATTGTGTGATTTTTTGGAAGTTTCTCTTGTGGATGTCAAACCAGTCAGTTCTCGGCCTATTGAACATCTTGTTCGATCATACTATGATGCTGTTGTGTTTAGCCTTCTACTAGAGTATCTTCCCGCATCCGAACAACGATTGAAGTGTTGTCTAAAAGCCTATGATGTACTAAAGCCAGAAGGGATTCTTTTGATTATAACTCCTGACTCCCGGCATCAAGGCGCTAACGCTAAACTTATGAAGAACTGGCGTTTTACATTAGGTCTAATGGGCTTTACCAGGATAGAACTTGAGAAATTAGAACATGTAACCTGTATGGTGTTCAGGAAGGCTATCTTCAGGGAGGTGCCAGAAAGGTGGTGTAGGATTCATAAAGAAGGATACATGGAACCGGTGCTGTGCATACCTCAGGATTACAACAATAGTTCTTTGTCGGTTTCTAATGTAACCGATAATATCGAACAGCATCGAGACAACGATGAAACGAAAATAAAGGACATGTTTCGTGGATTACCTTTTGTTGATGACGAGATTGGTTAA
- the LOC129729789 gene encoding ATP-binding cassette sub-family G member 1-like, with product MHSSDEVPVGKSFCLSFHNISCTGRKEDGSINNILSNVSGSFESGRMACILGPSGAGKSSLLNILSGYRKSGVSGKLRLDGTILSGRQMRKLISYTPQEASLWHNLTVQESIAFAADFKLSPTIPKETKDENNQELLDILGLEKCANTLVKNLSGGETKRLAIGVELVSDPKVMLLDEPTSGLDTVASYQVLSYVQSLTTLQNRAIISIIHQPNSNMLKLFDDVLVLSKGRGLYCGPLPEMVDVFAVAGLECPVSHSPADFALEVACLDHEDGRIQELLAGETVRSRKVSALHTLSEDPEGRERYMLSTGQQIALLLKRTMRCTLRDTYNVKARTVISILIATLTGIAFYDTGNNVAKIISNTSVLMIVVYSVFFTCAFSAILTFPLESAVFIREHKNNWYALTPYYISKLLIEIPALIFSTTASFFIMYFLTGQLLELHRMLALWIISLLSGWVALLLGLLLGNMFPMQTAVFLTVMIVIPCSLFSGFFVTLKDMPLYLKPLTFMSFVRYSVEGAVNAIYGFGRKEMECRDIFCYFTLRKFLALLGMPEIEWLYDMLGLVVWSVILHFALYWSLFKRTKRDV from the exons ATGCATTCTAGCGACGAGGTGCCAGTTGGAAAATCATTCTGTTTATCGTTTCATAACATATCCTGCACCGGTCGGAAGGAAG ATGGATCAATCAACAATATTCTCAGTAACGTATCTGGTTCCTTTGAGTCCGGTCGGATGGCCTGCATTCTAGGCCCCTCAGGTGCAGGAAAATCGAGTTTGCTCAACATTCTCAGTGGTTATAG AAAATCGGGTGTGTCTGGGAAGCTGCGGTTAGATGGGACGATTCTATCCGGCAGACAAATGCGTAAGCTGATCTCATACACTCCGCAAGAGGCAAGCctctggcacaatctcaccgtACAGGAGAGTATAGCTTTTGCAGCGGATTTCAAACTGTCACCCACAATCCCCAAGGAAACCAAAGATGAAAACAATCAAGAACTGTTGGATATATTGGGTCTCGAGAAGTGTGCCAACACATTGGTGAAGAATCTTTCTGGAGGCGAAACAAAACGTCTCGCGATCGGTGTCGAGCTTGTGTCTGACCCCAAAGTGATGCTACTGGATGAGCCAACTAGCGGGCTGGACACTGTTGCCTCTTATCAAGTATTGAGTTAtgttcaaagtttaaccacGCTTCAAAACAGAGCCATAATTAGCATCATCCATCAACCTAATTCGAACATGCTGAAGCTGTTTGATGATGTGTTGGTTCTATCAAAAGGCCGTGGTTTGTATTGTGGTCCTCTGCCGGAAATGGTTGATGTTTTTGCGGTAGCCGGATTAGAGTGTCCTGTATCGCACAGTCCAGCAGACTTCG CTTTAGAAGTTGCCTGTTTGGATCACGAGGACGGAAGGATTCAGGAGCTGTTAGCCGGGGAGACTGTACGTTCACGTAAGGTTTCAGCGTTACATACTCTATCAGAGGACCCAGAAGGTAGAGAGAGATATATGCTGAGTACTGGACAACAAATTGCGCTGCTACTGAAGAGAACTATGCGTTGCACTTTACGGGATACG TACAACGTGAAGGCTCGAACAGTTATTAGTATTCTCATCGCTACTCTAACTGGGATCGCATTCTATGATACGGGCAATAACGTGGCcaaaattatctcaaatacgTCAGTGCTGATGATTGTTGTTTACAGTGTATTTTTTACCTGCGCGTTTTCAGCGATCCTCACAT TTCCTTTGGAATCTGCTGTTTTCATTCGAGAGCACAAAAACAATTGGTACGCACTGACGCCATACTACATATCCAAGTTGTTAATCGAGATTCCTGCCTTG ATCTTCTCAACTACAGCTTCCTTTTTCATCATGTACTTCCTCACTGGACAACTACTGGAGTTGCACCGGATGCTGGCCCTCTGGATCATCTCACTGCTGTCCGGTTGGGTCGCATTGCTGCTAGGGCTTCTACTGGGCAATATGTTTCCAATGCAGACGGCCGTATTTCTCACGGTAATGATCGTAATTCCATGCAGTTTGTTTTCGGGCTTCTTCGTTACACTGAAGGACATGCCGCTGTATCTGAAGCCGTTAACCTTTATGTCGTTTGTACGCTACAGTGTGGAAGGAGCCGTTAACGCCATCTACGGGTTCGGGCGGAAGGAGATGGAGTGCCGTGATATATTCTGCTATTTTACTCTGCGCAAATTTCTAGCACTGCTCGGAATGCCAGAGATAGAGTGGCTTTACGACATGCTAGGTTTGGTTGTTTGGAGTGTGATTTTACACTTTGCGCTGTACTGGAGCTTGTTCAAGCGCACAAAACGAGATGTTTAA